DNA sequence from the Procambarus clarkii isolate CNS0578487 chromosome 9, FALCON_Pclarkii_2.0, whole genome shotgun sequence genome:
cccccccccgaccaccaGGCGGGCATAGTGTGGCCGTCACATGCtccaccacgcccccccccccccgaccaccaGGCGGGCATAGTGTGGCCGTCACAAACACtccaccacgccccccccccccgaccaccaGGCGGGCATAGTGTGGCCGTCACATGCTctaccacgcccccccccccgaccaccaGGCGGGCATAGTGTGGCCGTCACATGCtccaccacgccccccccccctccccgaccaCCAGGCGGGCATAGTGGGGCATCACGAACGCTACAACACGCTGGCAAACAACTTCATAACATCGAATAGTGCTTGTACTAAGCTCAAATATGCACTAGTATAGATCAGTGTAAAAAATATATCAAATCGATTGATATGTATTATTTTAAGGAACATGAAACcgtttgcattttgttttttaaaTGCCATTTTGGCACTAAAATGTGAGCTGAAATTTGCATATCTTCATTGAATAGAAATGTCTCGAGACTAAATAATTGTGTTCAATTGCAATCAAATGTGCATGGAACTCGGAGTTTATATAATTCTTAGGAGGAACTTTCTACCTTGCTCTCATGAACTATAAAATGGCAACACTGGGAGATGACCACCTGATATGGCAACACTGGGAGATTGCCACTTGATATGGCAACGCTTGGAGATAATCCACTACTAGATAAATACCTGCGATGGCAACACTGTTCTGTACCGTTGAATACTACAACACATTAACTGCCTAGGATGGTAATACTGATGTACGGCCAGCAGACCCGGCAACCCCGCCTGCGTGGCCAGCAGACCCGGCAACCCCGCCTGCGTGGCCAGCAGACCCGGCAACCCCGCCTGCGTGGCCAGCAGACCCGGCAACCCCGCCTGCGTGGCCAGCAGACCCGGCAACCCCGCCTGCGTGGCCAGCAGACCCGGCAACCCCGCCCGCGTGGCCAGCAGACCCGCCCGCGTGGCCAGCAGACCCGCCCGCGTGGCCAGCAGACCCGCCCGCGTGGCCAGCAGACCCGCCCGCGTGGCCAGCAGACCCGCCCGCGTGGCCAGCAGACCCGCCCGCGTGGCCAGCAGACCCGCCCGCGTGGCCAGCAGACCCGCCCGCGTGGCCAGCAGACCCGCCCGCGTGGCCAGCAGACCCGCCCGCGTGGCCAGCAGACCCGCCCGCGTGGCCAGCAGACCCGCCCGCGTGGCCAGCAGACCCGCCCGCGTGGCCAGCAGACCCGCCCGCGTGGCCAGCAGACCCGCCCGCGTGGCCAGCAGACCCGCCCGCGTGGCCAGCAGACCCGCCCGCGTGGC
Encoded proteins:
- the LOC138362778 gene encoding transcriptional regulatory protein AlgP-like produces the protein MEIRADPRPGNPACVASRPGNPACVASRPGNPACVASRPGNPACVASRPGNPACVASRPGNPARVASRPARVASRPARVASRPARVASRPARVASRPARVASRPARVASRPARVASRPARVASRPARVASRPARVASRPARVASRPARVASRPARVASRPARVASRPARVASRPARVASRPARVASRPARVASRPARVASRPARVASRPARVASRPARVASRPARVASRPARVASRPARVASRPARVASRPGNMGLATPPTSLQ